The following coding sequences are from one Anguilla rostrata isolate EN2019 chromosome 16, ASM1855537v3, whole genome shotgun sequence window:
- the LOC135242161 gene encoding forkhead box protein M1-like isoform X1 encodes MEHGMDLDDSLTNINWLGRFSCRGIVAEKKASSKLKAVKPPSGVSVKRPRHSYSELIKLALNSAPDRRLALQQIYAWVEDHFPYYKYHANPGWRNSIRHSLSKQDIFIREAGGSGRTSFWMMKPYTQPNVFLSLGQNKDVSSSATANKKGTGRKKMHPLLPRGVLHCLVPVPVLINPPAVGPIAGHPPLCLPAHNGTQRAIAPKVPIACCSIPAIPSPAAAVSTHHQQGAVVVKRWNTGRQRGMRQRRKQRHQVLQEPEIPSQSLFSISTNNDSGLGNENTVSSEQKTGSITDSPSNFRTPLKRTNNGMVTSTPSTNPTLLSPNGALPMLGVAHTPSATLGSFLDGSFFRSPEGGVIGDEDLGLLSLRDTPSGNHHGNGSLADFSFLNFTPIRDISLKRDTSEPQSCSETLPPVCPDFSPGGLERGAELVNISWSDFIETDTQHLL; translated from the exons ATGG AACATGGAATGGATCTGGACGACAGTCTGACCAATATTAACTGGCTGGGGCGATTCTCCTGTCGCGGAATTGTCGCTGAAAAAAAGGCTTCGTCGAAACTGAAG GCGGTGAAGCCACCCTCTGGTGTCTCAGTGAAGAGGCCTCGGCACTCCTATTCAGAGCTGATCAAGCTGGCCCTGAACAGCGCTCCTGACAGGAGACTAGCTCTACAGCAGATCTATGCTTGGGTGGAGGATCACTTTCCCTACTACAAATACCATGCCAACCCAGGATGGAGG aaTTCTATCCGCCATAGCTTGTCAAAGCAAGATATCTTCATCCGTGAGGCAGGAGGAAGCGGCAGAACGTCCTTCTGGATGATGAAACCATACACTCAACCCAATGTCTTCCTGAGTCTTGGACAAAAT aaagatgtttCTTCTTCGGCGACGGCAAACAAAAAGG GCACTGGGAGGAAGAAGATGCACCCCCTGTTGCCCCGTGGAGTTCTGCACTGCCTGGTCCCAGTCCCTGTGCTCATTAACCCACCTGCTGTTGGTCCCATAGCAGGTCACCCCCCACTCTGCTTGCCTGCCCACAACGGCACCCAGAGAGCCATTGCCCCCAAG GTGCCCATTGCATGCTGTTCAATACCTGCTATCCcctctccagctgctgcagtgtccaCCCACCACCAACAGGGGGCTGTGGTGGTGAAGCGCTGGAACACAGGCCGCCAGAGGGGAATGCGTCAGAGACGCAAGCAGAGACACCAGGTGCTGCAGGAACCAGAGATTCCCTCGCAGAGCCTCTTCAGTATCTCCACCAACAATGACTCGGGGCTTGGCAACGAGAATACAGTCTCCTCAGAGCAGAAAACGGGCAGTATAACAGACAGCCCCTCCAACTTCAGAACCCCTTTAAAAAGAACCAACAATGGGATGGTCACTTCCACACCCTCCACTAACCCCACTCTGCTCTCACCCAATGGGGCTCTCCCCATGCTGGGGGTGGCCCACACCCCTTCAGCCACCCTGGGGAGCTTCCTGGATGGCAGTTTTTTCAGGTCCCCGGAGGGTGGTGTCATTGGGGATGAAGACCTGGGCCTATTATCCCTAAGAGACACGCCATCTGGAAATCACCATGGGAATGGCAGCCTGGCTGATTTCTCTTTCCTCAACTTCACCCCCATTAGAGACATATCTCTGAAGAGGGATACGTCTGAACCCCAGTCCTGTAGCGAAACCCTGCCTCCCGTCTGTCCCGATTTCTCCCCCGGGGGTCTTGAACGGGGAGCTGAGCTTGTTAATATCAGCTGGTCAGACTTTATTGAAACAGACACTCAGCATCTGCTCTGA
- the LOC135242161 gene encoding forkhead box protein M1-like isoform X3 codes for MEDYFLSQNSIRHSLSKQDIFIREAGGSGRTSFWMMKPYTQPNVFLSLGQNKDVSSSATANKKGTGRKKMHPLLPRGVLHCLVPVPVLINPPAVGPIAGHPPLCLPAHNGTQRAIAPKVPIACCSIPAIPSPAAAVSTHHQQGAVVVKRWNTGRQRGMRQRRKQRHQVLQEPEIPSQSLFSISTNNDSGLGNENTVSSEQKTGSITDSPSNFRTPLKRTNNGMVTSTPSTNPTLLSPNGALPMLGVAHTPSATLGSFLDGSFFRSPEGGVIGDEDLGLLSLRDTPSGNHHGNGSLADFSFLNFTPIRDISLKRDTSEPQSCSETLPPVCPDFSPGGLERGAELVNISWSDFIETDTQHLL; via the exons ATGGAGG attattttctctctcagaaTTCTATCCGCCATAGCTTGTCAAAGCAAGATATCTTCATCCGTGAGGCAGGAGGAAGCGGCAGAACGTCCTTCTGGATGATGAAACCATACACTCAACCCAATGTCTTCCTGAGTCTTGGACAAAAT aaagatgtttCTTCTTCGGCGACGGCAAACAAAAAGG GCACTGGGAGGAAGAAGATGCACCCCCTGTTGCCCCGTGGAGTTCTGCACTGCCTGGTCCCAGTCCCTGTGCTCATTAACCCACCTGCTGTTGGTCCCATAGCAGGTCACCCCCCACTCTGCTTGCCTGCCCACAACGGCACCCAGAGAGCCATTGCCCCCAAG GTGCCCATTGCATGCTGTTCAATACCTGCTATCCcctctccagctgctgcagtgtccaCCCACCACCAACAGGGGGCTGTGGTGGTGAAGCGCTGGAACACAGGCCGCCAGAGGGGAATGCGTCAGAGACGCAAGCAGAGACACCAGGTGCTGCAGGAACCAGAGATTCCCTCGCAGAGCCTCTTCAGTATCTCCACCAACAATGACTCGGGGCTTGGCAACGAGAATACAGTCTCCTCAGAGCAGAAAACGGGCAGTATAACAGACAGCCCCTCCAACTTCAGAACCCCTTTAAAAAGAACCAACAATGGGATGGTCACTTCCACACCCTCCACTAACCCCACTCTGCTCTCACCCAATGGGGCTCTCCCCATGCTGGGGGTGGCCCACACCCCTTCAGCCACCCTGGGGAGCTTCCTGGATGGCAGTTTTTTCAGGTCCCCGGAGGGTGGTGTCATTGGGGATGAAGACCTGGGCCTATTATCCCTAAGAGACACGCCATCTGGAAATCACCATGGGAATGGCAGCCTGGCTGATTTCTCTTTCCTCAACTTCACCCCCATTAGAGACATATCTCTGAAGAGGGATACGTCTGAACCCCAGTCCTGTAGCGAAACCCTGCCTCCCGTCTGTCCCGATTTCTCCCCCGGGGGTCTTGAACGGGGAGCTGAGCTTGTTAATATCAGCTGGTCAGACTTTATTGAAACAGACACTCAGCATCTGCTCTGA
- the LOC135242161 gene encoding forkhead box protein M1-like isoform X2 produces the protein MDLDDSLTNINWLGRFSCRGIVAEKKASSKLKAVKPPSGVSVKRPRHSYSELIKLALNSAPDRRLALQQIYAWVEDHFPYYKYHANPGWRNSIRHSLSKQDIFIREAGGSGRTSFWMMKPYTQPNVFLSLGQNKDVSSSATANKKGTGRKKMHPLLPRGVLHCLVPVPVLINPPAVGPIAGHPPLCLPAHNGTQRAIAPKVPIACCSIPAIPSPAAAVSTHHQQGAVVVKRWNTGRQRGMRQRRKQRHQVLQEPEIPSQSLFSISTNNDSGLGNENTVSSEQKTGSITDSPSNFRTPLKRTNNGMVTSTPSTNPTLLSPNGALPMLGVAHTPSATLGSFLDGSFFRSPEGGVIGDEDLGLLSLRDTPSGNHHGNGSLADFSFLNFTPIRDISLKRDTSEPQSCSETLPPVCPDFSPGGLERGAELVNISWSDFIETDTQHLL, from the exons ATGGATCTGGACGACAGTCTGACCAATATTAACTGGCTGGGGCGATTCTCCTGTCGCGGAATTGTCGCTGAAAAAAAGGCTTCGTCGAAACTGAAG GCGGTGAAGCCACCCTCTGGTGTCTCAGTGAAGAGGCCTCGGCACTCCTATTCAGAGCTGATCAAGCTGGCCCTGAACAGCGCTCCTGACAGGAGACTAGCTCTACAGCAGATCTATGCTTGGGTGGAGGATCACTTTCCCTACTACAAATACCATGCCAACCCAGGATGGAGG aaTTCTATCCGCCATAGCTTGTCAAAGCAAGATATCTTCATCCGTGAGGCAGGAGGAAGCGGCAGAACGTCCTTCTGGATGATGAAACCATACACTCAACCCAATGTCTTCCTGAGTCTTGGACAAAAT aaagatgtttCTTCTTCGGCGACGGCAAACAAAAAGG GCACTGGGAGGAAGAAGATGCACCCCCTGTTGCCCCGTGGAGTTCTGCACTGCCTGGTCCCAGTCCCTGTGCTCATTAACCCACCTGCTGTTGGTCCCATAGCAGGTCACCCCCCACTCTGCTTGCCTGCCCACAACGGCACCCAGAGAGCCATTGCCCCCAAG GTGCCCATTGCATGCTGTTCAATACCTGCTATCCcctctccagctgctgcagtgtccaCCCACCACCAACAGGGGGCTGTGGTGGTGAAGCGCTGGAACACAGGCCGCCAGAGGGGAATGCGTCAGAGACGCAAGCAGAGACACCAGGTGCTGCAGGAACCAGAGATTCCCTCGCAGAGCCTCTTCAGTATCTCCACCAACAATGACTCGGGGCTTGGCAACGAGAATACAGTCTCCTCAGAGCAGAAAACGGGCAGTATAACAGACAGCCCCTCCAACTTCAGAACCCCTTTAAAAAGAACCAACAATGGGATGGTCACTTCCACACCCTCCACTAACCCCACTCTGCTCTCACCCAATGGGGCTCTCCCCATGCTGGGGGTGGCCCACACCCCTTCAGCCACCCTGGGGAGCTTCCTGGATGGCAGTTTTTTCAGGTCCCCGGAGGGTGGTGTCATTGGGGATGAAGACCTGGGCCTATTATCCCTAAGAGACACGCCATCTGGAAATCACCATGGGAATGGCAGCCTGGCTGATTTCTCTTTCCTCAACTTCACCCCCATTAGAGACATATCTCTGAAGAGGGATACGTCTGAACCCCAGTCCTGTAGCGAAACCCTGCCTCCCGTCTGTCCCGATTTCTCCCCCGGGGGTCTTGAACGGGGAGCTGAGCTTGTTAATATCAGCTGGTCAGACTTTATTGAAACAGACACTCAGCATCTGCTCTGA